A genomic segment from Nicotiana tabacum cultivar K326 chromosome 9, ASM71507v2, whole genome shotgun sequence encodes:
- the LOC107771052 gene encoding dehydrogenase FPY6, giving the protein MAQSQVPQIAILGAGIFVKTQYIPRLAEIPDLFVLRAIWSRSEESARSAVEIARKHFPDVECKWGDAGLEDIIKDSSITGVAVVLAGQTMVDMSLKLLKAGKHVLQEKPAAATVDEAETALTHYNSLSTTLTHQPIWAVAENYRFEPAFIEGKKLISEIGEMMNIQVIVEGSMNSSNPYFSSSWRRQFDGGFILDMGVHFVAGLRMLVGCEIASLSAINSHVDKTLPPPDNISSMFQLENGCSGVFVMVVSSKSPKIIWRVVGLNGVLQVERGNKDGKHGYSIHLHMADGQSKSFFYPFSGVTDELKTFLSDVSTANLKKDHSSHIDPRLSFAEGARDVAVLDAMLESGKRQGALVQVKKF; this is encoded by the exons ATGGCTCAGTCTCAGGTACCCCAAATAGCAATTCTTGGAGCTGGCATATTTGTCAAAACTCAATACATTCCCAGATTAGCTGAAATTCCTGACCTCTTTGTTCTAAGAGCTATTTGGAGTCGCAGTGAG GAATCTGCCAGAAGTGCTGTTGAAATAGCTCGGAAGCATTTCCCAGATGTGGAATGTAAGTGGGGAGATGCCGGGCTTGAAGATATCATTAAGGATAGTTCTATTACTGGTGTTGCCGTCGTTCTTGCTGGACAAACCATG GTGGATATGTCATTGAAGTTGCTTAAGGCAGGAAAGCATGTTCTTCAAG AGAAACCAGCCGCTGCAA CTGTGGACGAGGCAGAAACAGCATTGACTCACTATAATTCTCTCAGCACCACATTGACTCATCAACCAATATGGGCAGTTGCAGAAAATTATCGCTTCGAACCTGCCTTCATTGAG GGCAAAAAACTAATTTCTGAAATTGGAGAGATGATGAATATTCAAGTAATCGTTGAAGGATCAATGAACAGCTCAAATCCTTACTTCTCCAGCTCCTGGAGACGCCAGTTTGAT GGTGGTTTCATTCTAGACATGGGTGTACATTTTGTAGCTGGACTAAGGATG CTTGTTGGATGTGAGATTGCATCTTTGTCAGCCATAAATTCTCATGTGGATAAGACTTTGCCTCCTCCTGATAACATCTCGTCTATGTT TCAACTGGAGAATGGTTGTTCAGGAGTTTTTGTGATGGTGGTATCTTCAAAGTCACCGAAG ATAATCTGGCGAGTTGTCGGTTTGAATGGAGTGCTGCAAGTTGAGCGTGGTAACAAGGATGGAAAACATGGCTACTCG ATTCACCTTCATATGGCTGATGGTCAAAGCAAGAGCTTCTTTTATCCTTTTAGCGGGGTCACTGACGAACTGAAAACATTCCTATCAGATGTATCAACGGCCAACCTGAAG AAGGACCATAGTTCCCACATCGATCCTCGTCTCTCATTTGCTGAAGGTGCTCGTGATGTTGCTGTTTTGGATGCAATGCTCGAATCAGGAAAGAGACAAGGAGCTTTGGTCCAAGTAAAAAAGTTCTAG